A single genomic interval of Lathyrus oleraceus cultivar Zhongwan6 chromosome 7, CAAS_Psat_ZW6_1.0, whole genome shotgun sequence harbors:
- the LOC127106956 gene encoding putative anthocyanidin reductase isoform X4 encodes MEEEVVKMVTNSVPNAKYCVTGATGYIGSWLVESLLQRGCTVHATVRDPEKSLHLLSLWKGGDQLKVFRADLQEDGSFDEAIKGCVGVFHVAASMQFNVNDKENTEAFVRANIIDPAIKGTINLLKSCLKSNSVKRVVFTSSISTITAKDTNGKLKSIVDESCQIQTDTLWNTQASGWVYALSKLLTEEAAFKFANENGINLVSVITTTVAGPFFTANVPASVKVLLSPLTGETENYKILSAVNARMGSIALVHIEDICNAHIFLMEHANAEGRYICSTQSCTLSNLAAQLSKEYSSPSMLSKTQKNYDKVPSEISSKKLKDLGFSYKHGIEEIVHQTIMCCLDYGYLPSV; translated from the exons ATGGAGGAAGaagtagtgaagatggtgacaaACAGTGTTCCTAATGCCAAATACTGTGTTACAGGAGCAACAGGGTATATTGGTTCATGGCTTGTTGAATCTCTTCTTCAAAGAGGTTGCACTGTGCATGCTACAGTTAGAGATCCTG AAAAGTCGTTACACCTCCTGTCATTGTGGAAAGGGGGTGACCAACTGAAAGTTTTCCGCGCGGATTTGCAAGAAGACGGAAGTTTCGACGAGGCCATAAAAGGATGTGTTGGCGTGTTCCATGTTGCAGCTTCAATGCAATTCAATGTTAATGACAAAGAAAATACTG AGGCTTTTGTTCGAGCAAATATAATTGACCCTGCAATCAAAGGAACCATAAATCTTCTCAAGTCATGCTTGAAATCCAATTCAGTGAAAAGGGTTGTTTTCACATCTTCCATAAGTACAATTACTGCTAAAGACACCAACGGAAAGTTGAAATCTATTGTCGATGAATCTTGCCAAATACAAACTGATACTCTGTGGAATACACAAGCAAGTGGATGG GTTTATGCACTTTCAAAGCTTCTCACAGAAGAAGCGGCATTTAAATTCGCAAACGAGAATGGTATTAATCTTGTTTCGGTCATAACAACCACTGTTGCAGGCCCTTTCTTCACTGCTAATGTTCCTGCAAGTGTTAAAGTTCTACTGTCACCACTAACAG GTGAAACTGAAAACTACAAGATATTATCTGCTGTAAATGCAAGAATGGGGTCAATTGCTTTAGTTCACATTGAAGATATATGCAATGCTCACATATTCTTAATGGAACATGCTAATGCAGAAGGTAGGTACATATGCAGCACACAAAGTTGTACATTGTCTAACTTGGCAGCTCAACTTTCCAAAGAGTATTCTAGTCCCTCTATGCTAAG CAAGACTCAGAAAAATTATGATAAGGTTCCTTCTGAAATTTCATCAAAGAAGCTAAAAGATTTGGGTTTTAGTTACAAGCATGGCATTGAAGAAATAGTACATCAAACAATTATGTGTTGCCTAGATTATGGTTATTTACCTTCTGTTTAG
- the LOC127106956 gene encoding putative anthocyanidin reductase isoform X2, with amino-acid sequence MEEEVVKMVTNSVPNAKYCVTGATGYIGSWLVESLLQRGCTVHATVRDPDSLMYVTEKSLHLLSLWKGGDQLKVFRADLQEDGSFDEAIKGCVGVFHVAASMQFNVNDKENTEAFVRANIIDPAIKGTINLLKSCLKSNSVKRVVFTSSISTITAKDTNGKLKSIVDESCQIQTDTLWNTQASGWVYALSKLLTEEAAFKFANENGINLVSVITTTVAGPFFTANVPASVKVLLSPLTGETENYKILSAVNARMGSIALVHIEDICNAHIFLMEHANAEGRYICSTQSCTLSNLAAQLSKEYSSPSMLSKTQKNYDKVPSEISSKKLKDLGFSYKHGIEEIVHQTIMCCLDYGYLPSV; translated from the exons ATGGAGGAAGaagtagtgaagatggtgacaaACAGTGTTCCTAATGCCAAATACTGTGTTACAGGAGCAACAGGGTATATTGGTTCATGGCTTGTTGAATCTCTTCTTCAAAGAGGTTGCACTGTGCATGCTACAGTTAGAGATCCTG ATTCTCTGATGTATGTAACAGAAAAGTCGTTACACCTCCTGTCATTGTGGAAAGGGGGTGACCAACTGAAAGTTTTCCGCGCGGATTTGCAAGAAGACGGAAGTTTCGACGAGGCCATAAAAGGATGTGTTGGCGTGTTCCATGTTGCAGCTTCAATGCAATTCAATGTTAATGACAAAGAAAATACTG AGGCTTTTGTTCGAGCAAATATAATTGACCCTGCAATCAAAGGAACCATAAATCTTCTCAAGTCATGCTTGAAATCCAATTCAGTGAAAAGGGTTGTTTTCACATCTTCCATAAGTACAATTACTGCTAAAGACACCAACGGAAAGTTGAAATCTATTGTCGATGAATCTTGCCAAATACAAACTGATACTCTGTGGAATACACAAGCAAGTGGATGG GTTTATGCACTTTCAAAGCTTCTCACAGAAGAAGCGGCATTTAAATTCGCAAACGAGAATGGTATTAATCTTGTTTCGGTCATAACAACCACTGTTGCAGGCCCTTTCTTCACTGCTAATGTTCCTGCAAGTGTTAAAGTTCTACTGTCACCACTAACAG GTGAAACTGAAAACTACAAGATATTATCTGCTGTAAATGCAAGAATGGGGTCAATTGCTTTAGTTCACATTGAAGATATATGCAATGCTCACATATTCTTAATGGAACATGCTAATGCAGAAGGTAGGTACATATGCAGCACACAAAGTTGTACATTGTCTAACTTGGCAGCTCAACTTTCCAAAGAGTATTCTAGTCCCTCTATGCTAAG CAAGACTCAGAAAAATTATGATAAGGTTCCTTCTGAAATTTCATCAAAGAAGCTAAAAGATTTGGGTTTTAGTTACAAGCATGGCATTGAAGAAATAGTACATCAAACAATTATGTGTTGCCTAGATTATGGTTATTTACCTTCTGTTTAG
- the LOC127106956 gene encoding putative anthocyanidin reductase isoform X1: MEEEVVKMVTNSVPNAKYCVTGATGYIGSWLVESLLQRGCTVHATVRDPDSLMYVTEKSLHLLSLWKGGDQLKVFRADLQEDGSFDEAIKGCVGVFHVAASMQFNVNDKENTAEAFVRANIIDPAIKGTINLLKSCLKSNSVKRVVFTSSISTITAKDTNGKLKSIVDESCQIQTDTLWNTQASGWVYALSKLLTEEAAFKFANENGINLVSVITTTVAGPFFTANVPASVKVLLSPLTGETENYKILSAVNARMGSIALVHIEDICNAHIFLMEHANAEGRYICSTQSCTLSNLAAQLSKEYSSPSMLSKTQKNYDKVPSEISSKKLKDLGFSYKHGIEEIVHQTIMCCLDYGYLPSV; this comes from the exons ATGGAGGAAGaagtagtgaagatggtgacaaACAGTGTTCCTAATGCCAAATACTGTGTTACAGGAGCAACAGGGTATATTGGTTCATGGCTTGTTGAATCTCTTCTTCAAAGAGGTTGCACTGTGCATGCTACAGTTAGAGATCCTG ATTCTCTGATGTATGTAACAGAAAAGTCGTTACACCTCCTGTCATTGTGGAAAGGGGGTGACCAACTGAAAGTTTTCCGCGCGGATTTGCAAGAAGACGGAAGTTTCGACGAGGCCATAAAAGGATGTGTTGGCGTGTTCCATGTTGCAGCTTCAATGCAATTCAATGTTAATGACAAAGAAAATACTG CAGAGGCTTTTGTTCGAGCAAATATAATTGACCCTGCAATCAAAGGAACCATAAATCTTCTCAAGTCATGCTTGAAATCCAATTCAGTGAAAAGGGTTGTTTTCACATCTTCCATAAGTACAATTACTGCTAAAGACACCAACGGAAAGTTGAAATCTATTGTCGATGAATCTTGCCAAATACAAACTGATACTCTGTGGAATACACAAGCAAGTGGATGG GTTTATGCACTTTCAAAGCTTCTCACAGAAGAAGCGGCATTTAAATTCGCAAACGAGAATGGTATTAATCTTGTTTCGGTCATAACAACCACTGTTGCAGGCCCTTTCTTCACTGCTAATGTTCCTGCAAGTGTTAAAGTTCTACTGTCACCACTAACAG GTGAAACTGAAAACTACAAGATATTATCTGCTGTAAATGCAAGAATGGGGTCAATTGCTTTAGTTCACATTGAAGATATATGCAATGCTCACATATTCTTAATGGAACATGCTAATGCAGAAGGTAGGTACATATGCAGCACACAAAGTTGTACATTGTCTAACTTGGCAGCTCAACTTTCCAAAGAGTATTCTAGTCCCTCTATGCTAAG CAAGACTCAGAAAAATTATGATAAGGTTCCTTCTGAAATTTCATCAAAGAAGCTAAAAGATTTGGGTTTTAGTTACAAGCATGGCATTGAAGAAATAGTACATCAAACAATTATGTGTTGCCTAGATTATGGTTATTTACCTTCTGTTTAG
- the LOC127106956 gene encoding putative anthocyanidin reductase isoform X3, producing MEEEVVKMVTNSVPNAKYCVTGATGYIGSWLVESLLQRGCTVHATVRDPEKSLHLLSLWKGGDQLKVFRADLQEDGSFDEAIKGCVGVFHVAASMQFNVNDKENTAEAFVRANIIDPAIKGTINLLKSCLKSNSVKRVVFTSSISTITAKDTNGKLKSIVDESCQIQTDTLWNTQASGWVYALSKLLTEEAAFKFANENGINLVSVITTTVAGPFFTANVPASVKVLLSPLTGETENYKILSAVNARMGSIALVHIEDICNAHIFLMEHANAEGRYICSTQSCTLSNLAAQLSKEYSSPSMLSKTQKNYDKVPSEISSKKLKDLGFSYKHGIEEIVHQTIMCCLDYGYLPSV from the exons ATGGAGGAAGaagtagtgaagatggtgacaaACAGTGTTCCTAATGCCAAATACTGTGTTACAGGAGCAACAGGGTATATTGGTTCATGGCTTGTTGAATCTCTTCTTCAAAGAGGTTGCACTGTGCATGCTACAGTTAGAGATCCTG AAAAGTCGTTACACCTCCTGTCATTGTGGAAAGGGGGTGACCAACTGAAAGTTTTCCGCGCGGATTTGCAAGAAGACGGAAGTTTCGACGAGGCCATAAAAGGATGTGTTGGCGTGTTCCATGTTGCAGCTTCAATGCAATTCAATGTTAATGACAAAGAAAATACTG CAGAGGCTTTTGTTCGAGCAAATATAATTGACCCTGCAATCAAAGGAACCATAAATCTTCTCAAGTCATGCTTGAAATCCAATTCAGTGAAAAGGGTTGTTTTCACATCTTCCATAAGTACAATTACTGCTAAAGACACCAACGGAAAGTTGAAATCTATTGTCGATGAATCTTGCCAAATACAAACTGATACTCTGTGGAATACACAAGCAAGTGGATGG GTTTATGCACTTTCAAAGCTTCTCACAGAAGAAGCGGCATTTAAATTCGCAAACGAGAATGGTATTAATCTTGTTTCGGTCATAACAACCACTGTTGCAGGCCCTTTCTTCACTGCTAATGTTCCTGCAAGTGTTAAAGTTCTACTGTCACCACTAACAG GTGAAACTGAAAACTACAAGATATTATCTGCTGTAAATGCAAGAATGGGGTCAATTGCTTTAGTTCACATTGAAGATATATGCAATGCTCACATATTCTTAATGGAACATGCTAATGCAGAAGGTAGGTACATATGCAGCACACAAAGTTGTACATTGTCTAACTTGGCAGCTCAACTTTCCAAAGAGTATTCTAGTCCCTCTATGCTAAG CAAGACTCAGAAAAATTATGATAAGGTTCCTTCTGAAATTTCATCAAAGAAGCTAAAAGATTTGGGTTTTAGTTACAAGCATGGCATTGAAGAAATAGTACATCAAACAATTATGTGTTGCCTAGATTATGGTTATTTACCTTCTGTTTAG